The following are from one region of the Paenibacillus sp. JZ16 genome:
- a CDS encoding CBM96 family carbohydrate-binding protein has translation MLKKQLNRISCLILCLLVVMSVMVSPAQLMAVSAQPAAEVDLADESFASNSDPLPEPEGPDILFFSDNFDSERYGTAGGVVVPLPWVQTGEGGSKAKTSVSSSAPSTPNLMKIDVTDSVYLPVNTTGYGNIKLSYYTRASSYVSGSIVAEWSGDGGATWSTLEEFKLAPGTPEAPRSESNTLKTWMLPPEANSNPNVRIQFRVGDPMNANMYIDSVSLSGQAIPGIPPAVDPVPEPPPTETGPYPAPEGVTLYEDVLIGKAGDRDLYTSIAVPSTPPAKPMPVMIYIHGGGWNKGDRKNALGSICNYVLKRGYIGVSLSYRLTPEAPYPAQIQDVKLAIRYLRAHAEQYHIDPSRIGVWGTSAGGHLASLLGTTGDLTKEDTVTLDTGDTVHLPDIEGAGGWPEYSTKVQAVVDWYGPADFTTDFADRYSSVTKLLGGHNALSVPIEARLAMPGTYATPDDPPFWIRHGDADATIPYTDSVTFADQLTAAGVPVVDFEIVPSQGHGFTGEAKAIADAEAWSFMDQHVKNLDVTTPILYKDGYTPPDPTNPTNPTNPTDPTEPTDPDPSPGVPVEVGRLGPTDDALIDSSKPDTNINSATGTSFGLLSVSSGTTNKKVVYFKFDASTLSDPEYRYEFQVAAKKGTSNTDLELSLYGIEDTAWSENDLTWNNAPVNSLDPTAYVGSFTVKAENSGRPEVYSVDVTDYVRSRLANGSVSFLLADAAHTGVSVNIYTKEANGSSNPRPVLVVSELVDSSQDTTPPSWPDGSRLSVSSIGEDYVHLAWPSAEDNKLVAKYNVYQNDVKVTELGTDITRYETEGLSPHTEYSYKVEAVDAAGNVSPVPLTSSVTTLSAPLAPWPVASVTASGSDGNIEDNTLDQNLYTRWSAAGDGPWIMYDLGEARDIGYLGIAFYKGDVRATEIDIEISDDGVTWSPLFNGSSSGTTTAMQPFNVPDTSARYVKLTGRGNSDGSAYTSLTEVHIYPPFANGDTPVAIIPDFVPQPPEGTVPFTAPGMKNADGSDHPVHQAFVATGRTLNVVDYGADPADGGSDDRPAIQRAIDEAVPGDEVFFPNGVYNLNSAPDGLTNLILKSEVNLRGESQNGAILKTSLNKVRNSTMLRSVKQHDLTISNLTLTSAWEGQYTTDHRINNPDAGGPDMMIIAANYGETPSYNITIDGVTIEKFSRMGVRIENSHDIVVRNTTFRNATDLGPGGAGYGVSIQGVPKVDRNGFANDTRWNLVEDSSFEGPYLRHGALIQYVAHNNVIRRNEFNQVRLDAIDLHGELEYFNEIHNNLITDMPYGGGIGIGNTGGTAPTNHSKSGPQNYIHDNTIRNAREGIVVSMGSPDTIIENNRIENTVDIPDASGINILNGPGTIIKGNTIRQNTSEHYWGILLEHDNGESARTLRQLLASRIAISPWVWSTVRPPPQMETLLQP, from the coding sequence ATGTTGAAAAAGCAACTTAACCGGATCTCATGCCTGATCCTCTGCCTTTTGGTCGTAATGAGCGTCATGGTTTCACCAGCGCAGCTTATGGCCGTATCGGCACAACCTGCGGCAGAGGTTGATCTTGCGGATGAATCTTTTGCATCGAATTCCGATCCCCTGCCGGAACCAGAAGGGCCGGATATTCTCTTCTTCTCCGATAATTTTGATTCGGAGCGCTACGGAACCGCGGGTGGTGTCGTCGTTCCCCTGCCCTGGGTTCAGACCGGAGAAGGCGGAAGCAAAGCCAAAACTTCCGTATCCAGCAGCGCGCCGTCCACGCCAAACCTTATGAAGATCGATGTAACCGACTCGGTCTATCTGCCTGTCAATACGACGGGGTATGGCAACATCAAGTTAAGCTATTATACAAGAGCTTCATCCTATGTCAGCGGAAGCATTGTGGCCGAGTGGTCCGGTGACGGCGGAGCGACCTGGAGCACGCTGGAGGAGTTTAAACTGGCCCCGGGAACGCCCGAAGCGCCGCGCAGCGAATCCAACACGCTGAAAACCTGGATGCTGCCTCCGGAAGCCAACAGTAACCCAAATGTACGAATCCAGTTCCGGGTAGGTGATCCGATGAACGCGAATATGTACATCGACAGCGTCTCGCTGTCGGGCCAGGCCATCCCCGGCATTCCGCCTGCGGTCGATCCCGTGCCTGAACCCCCGCCGACCGAAACCGGCCCATACCCTGCTCCGGAAGGCGTAACCCTTTATGAGGACGTTTTGATCGGCAAAGCCGGCGACCGGGACCTCTATACGTCCATCGCTGTTCCGAGCACGCCGCCAGCCAAGCCTATGCCGGTCATGATCTACATTCACGGCGGAGGTTGGAATAAAGGCGACCGCAAAAACGCCCTCGGCAGCATCTGCAACTATGTCCTTAAACGCGGGTACATCGGCGTATCCTTAAGCTACCGCCTAACCCCCGAAGCGCCTTACCCGGCCCAAATTCAAGACGTGAAGCTGGCTATCCGGTATTTGCGCGCCCATGCCGAGCAGTACCACATCGATCCGAGTCGCATCGGCGTTTGGGGAACTTCGGCGGGAGGGCATCTCGCTTCCCTCCTGGGAACGACCGGAGACCTGACCAAGGAGGATACGGTTACGCTGGATACCGGAGATACGGTTCATCTGCCCGATATCGAAGGCGCAGGAGGCTGGCCGGAATACTCCACCAAGGTGCAGGCTGTGGTGGACTGGTACGGACCAGCCGATTTCACGACCGATTTTGCCGACCGCTACAGCTCGGTCACAAAGCTGCTCGGCGGGCATAACGCCCTGTCCGTTCCGATTGAAGCACGGCTTGCCATGCCGGGAACGTATGCCACTCCTGATGATCCGCCGTTCTGGATCCGCCATGGAGATGCGGATGCCACCATTCCCTACACGGACAGTGTCACATTCGCAGATCAGTTGACGGCCGCCGGAGTGCCGGTTGTGGATTTTGAGATCGTGCCCAGCCAGGGCCACGGTTTTACCGGAGAAGCCAAGGCAATCGCGGATGCCGAAGCTTGGTCCTTCATGGATCAGCACGTAAAAAATTTGGACGTAACGACACCGATCCTCTACAAGGACGGCTACACGCCGCCTGATCCAACGAATCCTACAAATCCAACCAATCCGACGGACCCGACCGAACCTACAGATCCCGATCCCTCTCCGGGCGTTCCCGTTGAGGTTGGCCGTTTGGGCCCTACAGACGATGCTCTGATCGACAGCTCCAAACCTGATACAAATATCAACTCGGCTACAGGCACAAGTTTCGGACTTCTCAGCGTTTCATCCGGTACAACCAACAAAAAAGTTGTCTATTTCAAATTCGATGCTTCCACCCTGAGCGATCCGGAATACCGCTACGAATTTCAGGTCGCTGCAAAAAAAGGCACCAGCAACACGGATCTAGAACTCTCCCTTTATGGAATCGAGGACACGGCTTGGAGCGAAAACGATCTTACCTGGAACAATGCGCCCGTGAACAGCCTCGATCCGACCGCTTATGTTGGATCGTTTACGGTAAAGGCCGAGAATAGCGGGCGTCCGGAGGTGTACAGCGTCGATGTGACGGACTATGTCCGCAGTCGTCTTGCGAATGGCAGCGTATCTTTTCTCCTTGCGGATGCGGCCCATACCGGTGTCAGCGTCAATATCTATACCAAGGAAGCCAACGGCTCCAGCAATCCAAGGCCTGTGTTGGTCGTAAGCGAGTTGGTGGATTCCAGTCAGGATACGACGCCGCCGTCCTGGCCGGACGGAAGCCGTCTGTCCGTCAGCAGTATCGGCGAAGATTATGTGCACCTGGCATGGCCTTCGGCGGAAGACAACAAGTTGGTTGCGAAGTATAACGTTTATCAAAACGATGTCAAAGTAACGGAGTTGGGCACCGACATCACCCGCTATGAAACGGAAGGACTGTCTCCGCACACGGAGTACAGCTATAAGGTCGAGGCCGTGGATGCCGCCGGAAACGTCAGTCCGGTTCCGCTAACGTCATCAGTTACGACGCTTAGTGCTCCCTTAGCGCCTTGGCCTGTGGCCTCCGTCACGGCAAGCGGCAGCGACGGCAACATCGAGGATAATACCCTGGACCAGAATTTGTACACCCGCTGGTCTGCCGCCGGCGACGGTCCGTGGATCATGTACGATCTCGGCGAGGCCCGGGACATCGGTTACCTGGGCATTGCCTTCTATAAAGGGGACGTTCGCGCTACGGAGATCGATATCGAAATCTCAGATGACGGCGTGACCTGGTCTCCCCTTTTCAACGGTTCGAGCAGCGGAACCACCACCGCGATGCAGCCTTTTAACGTTCCGGACACGAGTGCACGTTACGTGAAGCTGACCGGGCGCGGAAATTCGGACGGCAGTGCCTATACGAGCCTGACGGAGGTCCATATCTATCCGCCTTTCGCTAACGGGGATACGCCCGTGGCGATCATTCCGGATTTTGTGCCGCAGCCGCCGGAGGGTACCGTTCCTTTTACCGCTCCAGGGATGAAAAATGCGGACGGCAGCGACCATCCGGTGCATCAGGCTTTTGTTGCTACCGGAAGGACGTTGAATGTGGTCGATTACGGGGCTGATCCTGCAGACGGCGGTTCGGACGATCGACCGGCAATTCAACGAGCAATAGATGAAGCAGTCCCGGGAGATGAGGTGTTTTTCCCGAACGGCGTGTATAACTTAAACAGCGCTCCCGATGGCCTGACCAATCTGATACTGAAATCGGAGGTCAATTTACGGGGGGAAAGCCAGAACGGCGCGATCCTCAAGACCTCGCTGAACAAGGTCCGGAACAGCACGATGCTGAGATCCGTCAAGCAGCATGATCTGACCATCTCCAACCTGACGCTGACTTCCGCTTGGGAAGGTCAATATACGACCGATCACAGAATCAACAACCCGGATGCCGGCGGTCCGGACATGATGATCATTGCCGCTAATTATGGCGAGACGCCATCGTACAACATCACGATCGACGGCGTAACGATCGAAAAATTCAGCCGCATGGGCGTCCGCATCGAGAACAGCCATGATATCGTTGTCCGAAACACCACGTTCCGAAATGCTACGGACCTTGGACCGGGCGGTGCCGGGTACGGCGTATCCATTCAGGGCGTGCCGAAGGTCGACCGCAATGGGTTTGCTAATGATACCAGGTGGAATCTGGTCGAGGACTCTTCCTTCGAGGGGCCTTATCTGCGTCACGGCGCGCTCATACAGTATGTGGCCCATAACAACGTGATCCGGCGCAATGAATTCAACCAAGTCCGGTTAGATGCGATTGATCTGCATGGGGAACTGGAGTATTTTAACGAGATTCATAATAACCTGATCACCGACATGCCGTATGGCGGCGGCATCGGCATCGGAAATACCGGGGGAACCGCACCGACCAATCACAGCAAATCCGGCCCGCAAAACTATATCCACGACAACACGATCCGCAATGCGCGGGAAGGCATCGTCGTATCAATGGGATCGCCGGATACCATTATTGAGAACAACCGGATCGAGAATACCGTCGACATTCCGGACGCCTCCGGTATCAACATTTTGAACGGGCCGGGCACAATCATCAAGGGCAACACAATCCGCCAGAACACCTCCGAGCATTATTGGGGCATCCTGCTTGAGCACGACAACGGGGAATCGGCGAGAACTTTACGGCAGCTCCTGGCGTCACGTATAGCGATCTCACCGTGGGTTTGGAGTACAGTACGACCGCCCCCACAAATGGAGACGTTATTGCAGCCTTAG
- a CDS encoding DUF2577 domain-containing protein produces the protein MLDIIKKASLSAVGSTNPMAVLYGTVTSTHPLEVNVDQRFSLTEDFLVIGESMTEYKLNIGGAEYVIRKGLAIGDTVLLIRYQGGQTYLVLDRLVKPS, from the coding sequence ATGCTGGATATTATCAAAAAAGCCAGTCTCAGCGCCGTGGGAAGCACAAACCCGATGGCGGTGCTGTACGGTACAGTCACATCAACACATCCTCTGGAGGTGAACGTGGATCAGCGGTTCAGCCTGACGGAGGATTTTTTAGTTATCGGAGAGTCGATGACCGAGTACAAGCTGAACATTGGCGGCGCGGAATATGTGATTCGAAAAGGGCTGGCGATCGGTGATACGGTGCTGCTCATTCGTTACCAGGGCGGCCAAACGTATCTCGTGCTGGATCGGTTGGTGAAGCCGTCATGA
- a CDS encoding glycoside hydrolase family 73 protein, producing MKPSEFIAKLAPIATQDMRQYGVPASLTLAQAILESNWGMSGLTQKANNLFGIKGNGPAGSVTMQTTEYRGQTPYTTQAQFRKYNNWHESVADHTQLILNGTRDKPQRYHGVLWADYKTAATEIWRGGYATDPNYPKKLIALMEQNLLHQYDLLNPEEEERMKIEQLTAELQKTQEQMQQLSKQYASAIKLLEEQSNAMKQLNTRLKAVETVKPAKVPAWAEPAVQAAQQAEVLHDPEGSFDFYRIMTVLHRLGFFDRPSK from the coding sequence ATGAAACCCTCTGAATTTATAGCCAAGCTGGCACCTATAGCCACCCAGGATATGCGCCAGTACGGGGTGCCTGCTTCGCTTACGCTCGCTCAGGCAATTTTGGAATCCAATTGGGGAATGAGCGGTCTAACGCAAAAAGCGAACAATCTGTTTGGCATCAAAGGAAACGGTCCGGCGGGAAGCGTCACCATGCAGACAACCGAATACAGGGGGCAGACGCCCTATACGACCCAAGCCCAGTTTCGTAAGTACAACAACTGGCATGAATCGGTTGCCGATCATACCCAACTGATCCTAAACGGCACGCGAGATAAGCCACAGCGTTACCATGGTGTATTGTGGGCGGATTATAAAACGGCGGCGACGGAGATTTGGAGAGGGGGCTATGCCACAGACCCCAATTATCCGAAAAAACTCATCGCCTTAATGGAGCAGAATTTGCTCCATCAATATGATTTGCTTAATCCAGAGGAGGAGGAACGCATGAAAATTGAACAATTGACGGCCGAGCTGCAAAAAACACAAGAACAGATGCAGCAGCTTAGTAAGCAATATGCTTCTGCTATAAAATTGTTAGAGGAGCAGAGCAATGCCATGAAGCAGTTGAACACAAGGCTCAAGGCCGTAGAGACAGTGAAACCGGCTAAAGTTCCAGCTTGGGCAGAACCGGCAGTACAAGCTGCACAGCAGGCAGAAGTATTGCATGATCCTGAGGGCAGTTTTGATTTTTATCGAATCATGACCGTGCTGCACCGTTTGGGTTTTTTCGATAGACCAAGTAAGTGA
- a CDS encoding baseplate J/gp47 family protein: protein MVEEQTYEAILERMLDRIPDGMDKREGSIIYDALAPSAAELAQMYVELGYSMNLKFAATASGEFLDRSIAWSGLTRKQATKAQLLGHFSGNDGAPVDVPLGSRFSLDPLNYKVITRLDAGHFVLECETSGKAGNRRFGSLLPLEYVEGLVKAELMELWVPGEDTESDEALYDRYREKISRPVTSANRNQYELWAREKAGVGKAKAFPLWDGPGTVKVVLLDNEMRTPTLSVVESVQQYIDPTMDGMGEGAAPVGSVVTVVGAAEVPVNIEVQVTLLDGAGMDGVQEAIEQGVRQYLKDLAMSDPLVRYNRIANVILDIPAVIDYEVLTVNGGTDSIPIEPEAVAVLGTVTVR, encoded by the coding sequence ATGGTTGAGGAACAGACGTACGAGGCGATTCTGGAGCGGATGCTGGATCGAATTCCGGACGGCATGGACAAAAGGGAAGGCAGCATCATCTACGATGCGTTGGCACCTTCTGCGGCTGAGCTTGCCCAGATGTATGTGGAATTGGGGTACTCCATGAACCTGAAATTTGCCGCTACGGCATCGGGTGAATTTTTGGATCGGAGCATTGCCTGGTCGGGTTTGACCCGAAAACAGGCGACAAAAGCACAGCTTCTGGGACACTTCTCAGGCAATGACGGTGCCCCGGTGGACGTTCCTTTGGGGAGCCGTTTTTCATTGGATCCGCTGAATTACAAAGTCATCACCCGACTGGATGCAGGGCACTTTGTATTGGAATGCGAGACAAGCGGGAAGGCAGGCAATCGTCGATTCGGCTCGCTGCTTCCGCTGGAATACGTAGAAGGCTTGGTGAAGGCGGAGCTGATGGAGCTCTGGGTACCTGGCGAAGATACTGAATCGGATGAAGCGTTGTATGACCGATACCGCGAAAAAATCTCCCGCCCTGTGACCAGTGCGAACCGAAATCAGTATGAGCTGTGGGCGAGGGAGAAAGCCGGGGTTGGCAAGGCCAAGGCTTTTCCGTTATGGGATGGTCCGGGCACCGTCAAGGTGGTTCTGCTGGATAACGAGATGCGAACGCCTACGCTTTCTGTAGTGGAATCGGTACAGCAGTATATCGATCCGACCATGGATGGCATGGGGGAAGGGGCAGCTCCGGTCGGTTCGGTTGTCACCGTTGTTGGGGCGGCCGAAGTGCCAGTAAATATTGAAGTACAGGTTACGCTGCTCGATGGAGCCGGAATGGATGGTGTGCAGGAAGCTATTGAGCAGGGTGTTCGCCAGTATCTTAAAGACCTGGCTATGTCCGACCCGTTGGTCCGGTATAACCGGATCGCCAACGTGATTTTGGATATTCCGGCGGTCATCGACTACGAGGTATTGACCGTGAACGGAGGAACGGACAGCATTCCGATCGAACCGGAGGCGGTAGCTGTCCTGGGGACGGTGACGGTCCGATGA
- a CDS encoding polysaccharide lyase family 7 protein encodes MKRRHAFSKKLTFCLLSAAILFAPLFEGHGLAAGESQYSASATASSYDSRCACNATKAVDGSLSTRWSGEGDGTWLRLDLGSVNPVSMVKIAFYNGDSRTFTFDIQTSTDGSNWIQARNAVTSAQNNQLQSFSIPVAEARYVRIVGYGNTSNDWNSYTEVEIWGGTADGGGGTLDPAKPPSGNFDLTKWKITLPDASEIQAGSLASGYVHPNWFYTDPVTGGMVFTSPNIGETTTNSTYTRSELREMLNPSTNSASSWANNWVTSTSSPSIKSQAGGVDGTMNATLRVDHVSVSGNEADKIGRVVVGQIHGPSTEPIRLYYHKRPSDSKGAVYFGTDDLDNSNTWVNILGGPNQLNPANGIALGQKWSYEIKVTGLLMTVKITPEGESATTVTHTLPSGYNDKYLYFKAGVYNQNKSDTSPDQSDHVKATFFSLTHVHP; translated from the coding sequence GTGAAACGAAGGCATGCTTTTTCGAAAAAACTAACGTTCTGCCTGCTCAGTGCAGCCATACTGTTTGCTCCTCTGTTTGAAGGACACGGATTGGCCGCCGGAGAGAGCCAATACTCGGCTTCCGCAACGGCAAGCAGCTACGACTCTCGCTGTGCTTGCAATGCTACGAAAGCGGTGGACGGCAGTCTTAGCACACGCTGGTCCGGCGAAGGCGACGGCACTTGGCTGAGGCTGGATCTAGGATCTGTCAACCCGGTTTCAATGGTTAAAATCGCGTTTTACAACGGAGATTCGCGAACCTTCACCTTCGATATTCAAACCTCAACCGATGGCTCCAACTGGATTCAAGCACGGAACGCTGTCACTAGCGCTCAAAACAACCAGCTGCAATCCTTCTCCATCCCCGTCGCGGAAGCCCGGTATGTACGCATTGTGGGCTACGGCAACACCTCAAATGACTGGAACAGTTATACGGAGGTCGAAATATGGGGAGGCACTGCGGATGGAGGAGGCGGAACCCTTGACCCGGCTAAACCCCCTTCGGGCAATTTTGACCTAACCAAGTGGAAAATCACCCTGCCCGACGCGTCCGAGATCCAGGCCGGATCACTCGCCAGCGGGTATGTGCATCCGAATTGGTTCTATACCGATCCCGTCACCGGCGGCATGGTATTTACATCGCCTAATATCGGTGAGACCACCACGAACAGCACCTACACCCGCTCCGAGCTTCGTGAAATGTTGAATCCGTCGACGAACAGCGCCTCCTCATGGGCCAACAACTGGGTAACCTCTACTTCCTCCCCATCCATAAAATCTCAGGCAGGCGGCGTGGACGGAACGATGAATGCTACCTTAAGGGTGGATCATGTCTCCGTCAGCGGGAATGAAGCCGATAAAATCGGCCGCGTCGTGGTCGGGCAAATCCATGGCCCAAGCACCGAACCGATACGGCTCTATTACCACAAGCGTCCTTCGGACAGCAAGGGTGCCGTTTATTTTGGAACCGATGACCTGGACAACAGCAACACCTGGGTGAACATTCTCGGCGGACCGAACCAGCTAAATCCTGCAAACGGCATTGCCCTTGGCCAGAAATGGAGCTATGAAATCAAGGTGACCGGGCTTCTTATGACAGTGAAAATAACCCCTGAGGGCGAATCGGCCACCACGGTGACGCATACCCTCCCTAGCGGTTATAACGATAAGTATCTGTACTTCAAAGCCGGCGTCTACAACCAAAACAAATCGGATACCTCCCCTGATCAATCCGATCATGTCAAAGCCACTTTCTTCTCTCTAACGCACGTGCACCCCTAA
- a CDS encoding phage holin family protein: MYEHIGQLFKMLVAGTGAVTGYVWGGWSLPLHLLLWFVVIDWLTGWGAAWMNGELRSRIGYTGIARKMTIFLIIALMHLVDRVLGEMNYFQNTVIFFYLANELLSIIENVGRMGVPIPQSLRNVVQVFQIKSEEGDKPTARKEEKKDETL; encoded by the coding sequence ATGTATGAGCACATCGGTCAGCTGTTTAAGATGCTGGTGGCGGGGACGGGGGCCGTGACAGGGTACGTCTGGGGCGGATGGTCGCTGCCGCTGCATCTGTTGTTGTGGTTCGTGGTGATCGATTGGTTGACCGGATGGGGCGCGGCCTGGATGAACGGCGAGCTGCGCAGCCGTATTGGTTATACTGGAATTGCACGCAAAATGACCATTTTTCTCATCATCGCCCTGATGCATCTGGTGGACCGGGTGCTGGGAGAGATGAATTATTTTCAGAATACGGTGATCTTCTTCTATCTCGCGAATGAGCTGCTGTCTATTATTGAGAACGTGGGAAGAATGGGGGTACCGATCCCCCAGTCCCTGCGTAATGTGGTACAGGTATTCCAGATCAAATCCGAAGAAGGGGATAAGCCAACCGCACGAAAGGAGGAGAAAAAGGATGAAACCCTCTGA
- a CDS encoding YmfQ family protein, whose product MSKAEAWLGYLPSFYHDVREMKAIAGAEGAELDKLAQELEDQLDQYYPETATWALSRFEQDLNIPVNLSKPIEQRRSVIISKMRGSGKVSASMLKNVAQAYERGSIEVSVQPAEYKVTIHFRDTLGIPPNLSDLKSAIEEIKPAHIAVDYALRYLTIAEVEGMTFEEISATTQDRLLGGGA is encoded by the coding sequence ATGAGTAAAGCTGAAGCTTGGCTGGGTTACTTGCCGTCCTTTTATCATGATGTTCGAGAAATGAAAGCCATTGCCGGAGCCGAAGGGGCAGAGCTTGACAAGCTGGCGCAGGAACTGGAGGATCAGTTGGACCAGTATTATCCCGAAACCGCTACGTGGGCGCTATCCCGGTTCGAGCAGGACTTGAACATTCCGGTGAACCTCTCCAAGCCGATCGAGCAGCGGCGTTCGGTTATCATCTCGAAGATGCGGGGAAGCGGCAAAGTGTCTGCCAGCATGCTCAAAAATGTGGCGCAAGCCTATGAGCGGGGCAGCATCGAGGTATCCGTCCAGCCAGCGGAGTATAAAGTGACGATTCATTTTAGAGATACGCTGGGCATCCCGCCGAATTTAAGCGATTTGAAATCAGCCATTGAGGAGATCAAACCAGCGCATATTGCGGTCGATTATGCACTGCGTTATCTCACCATCGCTGAAGTGGAGGGCATGACGTTTGAGGAAATATCAGCAACAACACAAGACAGATTGTTGGGAGGAGGAGCCTAA
- a CDS encoding DUF2634 domain-containing protein produces MIPQGGTLEPGSEIVETLEQPSLTYDLNLKEGMISGHIDGLEAVKQAVVKILQTRRFEHLIYSSNYGQELDSVIGRDPLWAYAEIERHIKEALLQDDRVLSVDDMNISFTGELAVAEFTVRSVYGAFNMTKEVREDG; encoded by the coding sequence ATGATTCCGCAGGGAGGAACGCTGGAGCCGGGTAGCGAGATTGTGGAAACACTGGAGCAGCCTAGTCTGACGTATGACTTGAACCTGAAGGAAGGAATGATATCCGGTCATATTGACGGTCTTGAGGCCGTTAAACAGGCTGTCGTCAAAATCCTTCAGACTCGCCGATTTGAGCATCTGATCTACAGCAGCAACTATGGGCAGGAGCTAGACTCCGTCATTGGCCGCGACCCACTGTGGGCCTACGCTGAAATCGAGCGGCATATCAAGGAAGCGCTGCTGCAGGATGACCGCGTGTTGTCGGTGGATGATATGAATATTTCCTTTACAGGCGAGTTGGCCGTGGCGGAATTTACGGTCCGAAGCGTGTATGGGGCTTTCAATATGACCAAGGAGGTGAGGGAGGATGGTTGA